The following proteins are co-located in the Polymorphospora rubra genome:
- a CDS encoding phosphotransferase enzyme family protein, translating into MSVEEEPLAGNATTGLVRVGDTVRRPVGPWTDSVDAVLEHLAEVGFTGAPRPLGRDGQGRQVLEYVPGEVGDPRGTYRSADLFSIGRMLAELHRALAGFVPPAGAAWNRLIPPDREEMVCHNDVAPWNLVRSDRGWVLIDWDAAAPGSRLWDLAYAAQSMAGLRADRPVPRSAARLRAFVDGYGADEALRAQLPDLLGRRAWAMYDLLRDGARRQIQPWARIWTEDGPYWLTTAEYLDAHRTAWHEALR; encoded by the coding sequence ATGAGTGTCGAAGAGGAGCCGCTGGCCGGGAACGCCACCACCGGCCTCGTCCGGGTGGGTGACACCGTACGCCGACCGGTCGGGCCGTGGACCGACTCGGTCGACGCCGTACTGGAGCACCTGGCCGAGGTGGGTTTCACCGGGGCACCCCGGCCGCTCGGCCGCGACGGGCAGGGCCGCCAGGTGCTGGAGTACGTCCCCGGCGAGGTCGGCGACCCTCGTGGCACGTACCGGTCGGCGGACCTGTTCTCGATCGGCCGGATGCTGGCCGAGTTGCACCGGGCACTGGCCGGGTTCGTCCCGCCGGCCGGCGCGGCGTGGAACCGGCTCATTCCGCCGGACCGGGAGGAGATGGTCTGCCACAACGACGTCGCGCCGTGGAACCTGGTCCGGTCCGACCGGGGCTGGGTGCTGATCGACTGGGACGCCGCCGCACCCGGTTCGCGACTGTGGGATCTCGCGTACGCCGCGCAGAGCATGGCCGGCCTGCGCGCCGACCGTCCGGTGCCGCGGTCCGCGGCCCGGCTGCGGGCGTTCGTCGACGGCTACGGCGCCGACGAGGCCCTACGGGCGCAGCTGCCGGACCTGCTGGGTCGCCGTGCCTGGGCGATGTACGACCTGCTGCGCGACGGCGCGCGGCGGCAGATCCAGCCGTGGGCGCGGATCTGGACCGAGGACGGCCCCTACTGGCTGACCACCGCGGAGTATCTCGACGCGCACCGGACGGCGTGGCACGAGGCGCTGCGGTGA
- a CDS encoding IclR family transcriptional regulator codes for MESPKTFANQSAKVVEQAVEVLCSIAGTPEENLGVREISRRLGIGRSTAQRILVALRNSGMLTVDEYRGTYAPGRRLAELSTLRLYRGNLVTVARRHLERLWRLTGETVSLSVQAHGLRVTLDKIDSIHDLRLSTDIGVGSPLYAGAAGRVLLAFLPEDERREYLASVDIARLTPATVDDRAALVRSLVEVRRTGYAISYGERVSGGVAVAAPVTRDGHAVASVSVFAPAHRLDPATAADIALDVVRAAALIEGDLFMKQPVA; via the coding sequence ATGGAATCCCCCAAAACCTTCGCCAACCAGTCCGCAAAAGTGGTCGAGCAGGCGGTGGAAGTGCTGTGCAGCATCGCCGGGACACCGGAGGAAAACCTCGGCGTTCGTGAGATCAGCCGCCGGCTCGGCATCGGCCGGAGCACGGCCCAGCGTATTCTCGTCGCGTTGCGCAACAGCGGAATGTTGACCGTCGACGAATATCGCGGAACGTATGCGCCGGGCCGCCGACTCGCCGAACTGTCGACCCTACGCCTCTACCGCGGCAACCTCGTCACCGTCGCCCGCCGCCACCTGGAACGGCTGTGGCGGCTCACCGGCGAGACCGTGAGCCTGTCCGTACAGGCGCACGGCCTACGGGTCACCCTCGACAAGATCGACAGCATCCACGACCTGAGACTGTCCACCGACATCGGAGTCGGTTCGCCGCTGTACGCCGGGGCGGCCGGCCGGGTCCTGCTCGCGTTCCTGCCCGAGGACGAGCGCCGGGAGTACCTGGCCTCGGTCGACATCGCCCGGCTCACGCCGGCCACGGTCGACGACCGGGCCGCCCTGGTCCGCTCGCTGGTCGAGGTCCGCCGGACCGGTTACGCGATCTCGTACGGCGAGCGGGTGTCCGGCGGGGTGGCGGTCGCCGCCCCGGTGACCCGCGACGGGCACGCCGTCGCCTCGGTCAGTGTCTTCGCCCCGGCCCACCGGCTGGACCCGGCGACGGCGGCCGACATCGCCCTCGACGTCGTCCGGGCGGCGGCCCTCATCGAAGGGGACCTTTTCATGAAACAACCCGTGGCCTGA
- a CDS encoding amidohydrolase family protein yields the protein MIKTSGGREMFVLDCHAHVGHNSLMRRFTGGKREKHFADEAVTNSGMLGIDAMIAFPVSNPHTDYSVDNQRVLKWAEEFPKQIIPFIRLQPHFEDKAVADVHRYAAGGARGIKLHPRLDGGYVANDDILVRPIVEAAIENDMVMLFHTGETWNASAGLLGDLATRYPEGKFICGHMGMLDSYHDAVAYARRLDNFWLDTTDFWPPTLITKAVRELGPEKVVFGTDTPYIPAHAEMTKLISGCDLTDDELALVMGGNLARVFGLDTTSDSAAVPVPSASAA from the coding sequence GTGATCAAGACATCCGGTGGTCGGGAGATGTTCGTACTGGACTGCCATGCCCACGTCGGCCACAACTCGCTGATGCGACGTTTCACCGGCGGCAAGCGGGAAAAGCACTTCGCCGACGAGGCGGTAACCAACAGCGGGATGCTCGGCATCGACGCGATGATTGCCTTTCCGGTGTCGAATCCGCACACCGACTACTCCGTCGACAACCAGCGGGTGCTCAAGTGGGCGGAGGAGTTCCCGAAGCAGATCATTCCCTTCATCCGGCTCCAGCCGCATTTCGAGGACAAGGCCGTGGCCGATGTCCACCGGTACGCCGCCGGCGGTGCCCGGGGCATCAAGCTGCACCCGCGACTGGACGGCGGCTACGTCGCCAACGACGACATCCTGGTTCGCCCGATCGTCGAGGCGGCGATCGAGAACGACATGGTCATGCTGTTCCACACCGGCGAGACCTGGAACGCCTCGGCCGGTCTGCTGGGCGACCTGGCGACCCGCTACCCGGAGGGCAAGTTCATCTGCGGGCACATGGGCATGCTCGACAGCTACCACGACGCGGTCGCCTACGCCCGCCGGCTGGACAACTTCTGGCTCGACACCACCGACTTCTGGCCACCGACACTGATCACCAAGGCGGTCCGGGAACTCGGTCCGGAGAAGGTCGTCTTCGGTACGGACACGCCCTACATCCCGGCGCACGCCGAGATGACGAAGCTGATCAGCGGGTGCGATCTCACCGACGACGAACTCGCCCTCGTCATGGGCGGCAACCTGGCCAGAGTCTTCGGCCTGGACACCACGTCGGACTCCGCCGCCGTACCGGTTCCGTCCGCCTCCGCGGCATGA
- a CDS encoding MmgE/PrpD family protein, with protein sequence MTALDRLSAFVAGLGAGDLSDAARDAASRSLLDTLVNVTAGADFGVTGGTGGAGGPDPGTIPDTGPGADAFRLAVLAQVLDYSDGWRFGGNHPSSPVVAACLAMAVRDPAVTTARIRTAMVAGYEVGARLAAATHPDQTLTGLHPTGTTGAVAAAAAAASLLRLDAARVAAALTIAASYAPLSLIGGVLAGATAKPLDAGYAARTGLEAALLARAGVTGWDGALAGRQGFVGTVTAGRREELPVDDLAHRFTITEVYLKPYPACRHTHAAIEAALAVRARGPFDAGDVVSVDVASYDVATRVVGNRTDTASSYVACQLSLPYVVAAALLDGGYGPAQLSAAAIGRPGVQDLAARVTLRTDGELDARYPAGNPATLTLTRRDGSRASHHVEVAAGDPRRPLSVDQILAKAPPTRAGDAVRAAADALLGADDRVAATAVATVLPAVAPARAGAPVAG encoded by the coding sequence ATGACCGCCCTCGACCGGCTGTCCGCCTTCGTCGCCGGCCTCGGTGCCGGCGACCTGTCGGACGCCGCCCGTGACGCGGCGAGCCGCAGCCTGCTGGACACGCTGGTCAACGTCACCGCCGGTGCCGACTTCGGGGTGACCGGAGGCACCGGCGGGGCGGGCGGCCCGGATCCGGGCACGATTCCCGACACGGGGCCGGGCGCCGACGCCTTTCGCCTGGCGGTCCTGGCCCAGGTGCTCGACTACTCCGACGGTTGGCGGTTCGGCGGCAACCACCCGTCGTCGCCGGTCGTGGCAGCCTGCCTGGCGATGGCGGTACGCGACCCGGCGGTGACCACGGCCCGGATCCGTACGGCGATGGTCGCCGGCTACGAGGTCGGCGCCCGGCTCGCCGCGGCGACCCATCCGGATCAGACGCTCACCGGCCTGCACCCGACCGGTACGACCGGAGCGGTGGCCGCCGCGGCGGCGGCCGCCTCGCTGCTGCGACTGGACGCGGCACGGGTCGCGGCGGCGTTGACGATCGCCGCGTCGTACGCGCCGTTGAGCCTGATCGGCGGGGTGCTCGCGGGGGCGACCGCGAAGCCGCTCGACGCCGGCTACGCGGCCCGTACCGGGTTGGAGGCGGCGCTGCTGGCCCGGGCCGGGGTGACCGGCTGGGACGGGGCGCTCGCCGGCCGGCAGGGGTTCGTCGGCACGGTCACCGCCGGCCGGCGGGAGGAGTTGCCGGTCGACGACCTCGCGCACCGCTTCACGATCACGGAGGTCTACCTCAAGCCGTACCCGGCCTGCCGGCACACGCACGCGGCCATCGAGGCGGCGCTGGCGGTGCGGGCGCGGGGCCCGTTCGACGCGGGTGACGTGGTGTCGGTCGACGTCGCGAGCTACGACGTCGCGACCCGGGTCGTCGGCAACCGGACCGACACCGCCAGCAGCTACGTCGCCTGCCAGTTGAGCCTGCCGTACGTGGTGGCCGCCGCGCTGCTCGACGGCGGCTACGGACCGGCGCAACTGTCCGCCGCCGCGATCGGCCGGCCCGGGGTGCAGGACCTGGCGGCCCGGGTCACGCTGCGCACCGACGGCGAACTCGACGCGCGGTATCCGGCCGGCAATCCGGCCACGCTGACGCTGACCCGCCGCGACGGCAGCCGGGCCAGCCACCACGTCGAGGTGGCGGCGGGCGACCCGCGCCGCCCGCTGTCCGTCGACCAGATCCTGGCGAAGGCCCCGCCGACCCGGGCCGGTGACGCGGTACGGGCCGCGGCCGATGCGCTGCTCGGCGCGGACGACCGCGTGGCGGCGACCGCGGTCGCGACCGTGCTGCCGGCCGTGGCGCCCGCCCGGGCCGGCGCACCGGTCGCCGGCTGA
- a CDS encoding ABC transporter substrate-binding protein, with translation MRDIHITDRSATRRRTLLAAGLATALALAGCGGEGGGDNPDEILFGSIGPFTGPNSALGEQWRNGVTLAVEEINEAGGIKSLGGARLRVLEGDHTGRPEVGAAQTERVLQEGAVSVIGALESGVTLVSSQAAERQGIPYIVPLSSSTEITSRGFTRLFRVIEGSDAGARTAASQLKQLTEEHGLTAQTVAIIHEDSTFGTSIATNTEEALRAEGLNVLTRMPYNAESSDLTPEVSRLRALDPDILVMSSYYNDAALILRAMQQLDFNVDAIFGVRVGPFTDPAFHQQMGAVSDYVFNSDVGMDEVSEAGKAIAAKYQQRFNRPLAVLALYPYVSVHLLADALERAGSTDPDALTEALRATNLTDMPLAAGAIQFDEAGNNIGGLSVLSQAVDGRLSVVFPTEYAVAEPTLPVPAWRER, from the coding sequence ATGCGTGACATCCACATAACAGACAGATCAGCTACCCGGCGGCGGACACTGCTCGCCGCCGGCCTGGCCACGGCGCTGGCGCTCGCCGGCTGTGGTGGCGAAGGCGGCGGCGACAACCCGGACGAGATCCTGTTCGGCAGCATCGGACCGTTCACCGGCCCCAACTCCGCCCTGGGGGAGCAGTGGCGCAACGGCGTCACCCTCGCCGTCGAGGAGATCAACGAGGCCGGCGGCATCAAGTCGCTCGGCGGTGCCCGGCTGCGGGTCCTGGAAGGCGACCACACCGGCCGGCCCGAGGTCGGTGCGGCGCAGACCGAACGGGTCCTCCAGGAGGGTGCGGTGTCGGTGATCGGCGCCCTGGAGAGCGGGGTGACCCTGGTCTCCAGCCAGGCCGCGGAGCGCCAGGGCATTCCCTACATCGTCCCGTTGTCGTCGTCGACCGAGATCACCAGCCGTGGCTTCACCCGCCTGTTCCGGGTCATCGAGGGCAGCGACGCCGGCGCCCGTACGGCCGCCAGCCAGCTCAAGCAGCTGACCGAGGAGCACGGGCTGACCGCGCAGACGGTCGCGATCATCCACGAGGACTCCACCTTCGGCACGTCCATCGCCACCAACACCGAGGAGGCGCTGCGGGCCGAAGGGCTCAACGTGCTCACCCGCATGCCGTACAACGCCGAGTCGTCCGACCTGACCCCCGAAGTCAGCCGGTTGCGGGCGCTGGACCCGGACATCCTGGTGATGAGCAGCTACTACAACGACGCCGCCCTGATCCTGCGGGCGATGCAGCAGCTCGACTTCAACGTCGACGCCATCTTCGGCGTGCGGGTCGGTCCCTTCACCGATCCCGCGTTCCACCAGCAGATGGGTGCGGTCAGCGACTACGTGTTCAACAGCGACGTCGGCATGGACGAGGTCAGCGAGGCGGGCAAGGCGATCGCGGCGAAGTACCAGCAGCGGTTCAACCGCCCGCTGGCCGTACTGGCCCTCTACCCGTACGTCTCGGTACACCTGCTCGCGGACGCGCTGGAACGGGCCGGCTCCACCGACCCGGACGCGCTGACCGAGGCGTTGCGGGCCACCAACCTGACCGACATGCCGCTGGCGGCCGGCGCGATCCAGTTCGACGAGGCCGGCAACAACATCGGCGGGCTCAGCGTGCTGTCGCAGGCGGTCGACGGCCGGCTGTCGGTGGTGTTCCCGACCGAGTACGCGGTCGCCGAGCCGACGCTGCCGGTGCCGGCCTGGCGAGAGCGCTGA
- a CDS encoding branched-chain amino acid ABC transporter permease, whose amino-acid sequence MLYAQSIVSGLLIGGVYGLIAVGLSTVFGVMKIINFAHGTIMMIGMFVVYWIWRTLGVDPYVSLLIVVPLLFLFGIAVQLLLVERVIDAPADQQLILTMGLSLFLLGGAQLVWGADFRTVQVPYGNSALDILGVSVSVPRLIAFAAAGLLAAGLFALLRHTDLGRSIRAVAEQPDAAAAVGINLPWTRALTFGIATGCVGVAGTLLTPFFYVTPQVGEPFTLIAFVVVALGGLGNPAGAFAAGLLVGALEGLGGALLPGSTRQLLIFVVFLLVLVVRPQGLFGRRIAL is encoded by the coding sequence ATGTTGTACGCGCAGAGCATTGTCAGCGGCCTGCTGATCGGCGGTGTGTACGGGCTCATCGCGGTCGGGCTCTCCACGGTCTTCGGCGTCATGAAGATCATCAACTTCGCGCACGGCACGATCATGATGATCGGGATGTTCGTCGTGTACTGGATCTGGCGAACCCTGGGCGTCGACCCGTACGTGTCCCTGCTGATCGTCGTACCGCTGTTGTTCCTCTTCGGCATCGCCGTGCAGTTGCTGCTGGTGGAACGGGTCATCGACGCCCCCGCCGACCAGCAGCTCATCCTCACCATGGGCCTGTCCCTCTTCCTGCTCGGCGGCGCGCAACTGGTGTGGGGCGCCGACTTCCGCACCGTCCAGGTTCCGTACGGCAACTCCGCACTGGACATCCTCGGAGTGTCGGTCAGCGTCCCGCGTCTGATCGCGTTCGCCGCCGCCGGGTTGCTCGCCGCCGGCCTGTTCGCCCTGCTGCGCCACACCGACCTGGGCCGTTCGATCCGCGCGGTCGCCGAGCAGCCGGACGCCGCCGCCGCCGTCGGCATCAACCTGCCGTGGACCCGGGCCCTGACGTTCGGCATCGCCACCGGCTGTGTCGGCGTCGCCGGCACGCTGCTGACACCGTTCTTCTATGTCACACCACAGGTCGGTGAACCGTTCACGCTGATCGCCTTCGTGGTGGTGGCGCTCGGCGGTCTCGGCAACCCCGCCGGCGCCTTCGCCGCCGGGCTGCTGGTCGGCGCACTGGAGGGCCTGGGCGGCGCGCTGCTGCCCGGGTCCACCCGGCAACTCCTCATCTTCGTCGTCTTTCTGCTCGTGCTCGTGGTCCGACCGCAGGGCCTCTTCGGACGGAGGATCGCGCTGTGA
- a CDS encoding branched-chain amino acid ABC transporter permease: protein MTAHSWTRFAPAVAPAIVGAAVLTILTTAPGMGGYLLTLTISAVMYAYLAQCWNIVGGYAGRFSFGHAAFFGVGAYTTAVLGTQYGVNPWLGTAIGAVLAAVLGVALAAVSFRFGVRGPYFALSTLALAETLRVVFTNWEIVGAARGVMVDYLPGAGWGQFQFTDRLPYLYLIIGLAIGVTILVWALDRHRIGLYLRALREDETVAASLGVDCQRYATYASALSAGLTAVGGAFYTQWLLFIEAPTVYGVEISIAMVIPVLLGGVGTVWGPLLGSLALAPIQEGARALFRDRPGADLVVYGIVIAVVIVFLPRGIAGLFDRAPRTAPPPPPAARPADEPGPADPVVPVSREVEEVKR from the coding sequence GTGACCGCCCACTCCTGGACCCGGTTCGCCCCCGCCGTCGCCCCGGCCATCGTCGGCGCGGCCGTACTGACGATCCTGACCACCGCCCCGGGAATGGGCGGATACCTGCTGACCCTGACCATCTCGGCGGTGATGTACGCCTACCTCGCCCAGTGCTGGAACATCGTCGGCGGGTACGCCGGCCGGTTCTCGTTCGGGCACGCGGCGTTCTTCGGGGTCGGCGCGTACACCACCGCGGTGCTCGGCACCCAGTACGGCGTCAACCCGTGGCTGGGGACGGCGATCGGTGCGGTGCTCGCCGCCGTTCTCGGCGTCGCGCTCGCCGCGGTGTCGTTCCGGTTCGGCGTCCGTGGCCCGTACTTCGCGTTGAGCACCCTCGCGCTCGCCGAGACGCTGCGCGTCGTCTTCACCAACTGGGAGATCGTCGGCGCCGCCCGCGGCGTGATGGTCGACTACCTGCCCGGTGCCGGCTGGGGACAGTTCCAGTTCACCGACCGCCTGCCGTACCTCTACCTGATCATCGGGCTGGCGATCGGGGTGACCATACTGGTGTGGGCGCTCGACCGGCACCGCATCGGCCTGTACCTGCGGGCACTGCGCGAGGACGAGACCGTGGCCGCCAGCCTCGGCGTCGACTGCCAGCGGTACGCCACCTACGCGTCGGCGCTGAGCGCCGGCCTGACCGCCGTCGGCGGCGCCTTCTACACCCAGTGGCTGCTGTTCATCGAGGCGCCCACCGTGTACGGGGTGGAGATTTCGATCGCCATGGTGATCCCGGTCCTGCTCGGCGGGGTCGGCACCGTGTGGGGTCCCCTGCTCGGGTCGCTCGCGCTGGCGCCGATTCAGGAGGGCGCCCGGGCGCTGTTCCGCGACCGTCCCGGCGCCGACCTGGTCGTCTACGGCATCGTGATCGCCGTCGTGATCGTGTTCCTGCCCCGGGGCATCGCCGGTCTGTTCGACCGGGCACCCCGGACCGCCCCGCCCCCGCCCCCGGCGGCCCGGCCGGCGGACGAGCCCGGCCCGGCCGACCCGGTCGTACCCGTCAGCCGTGAGGTCGAGGAGGTGAAACGGTGA
- a CDS encoding ABC transporter ATP-binding protein translates to MSAAVAMTVKGVRKSFGGLVAVNDVSFTLGAGEVLGIVGPNGAGKSTLFDLVSGVQPRDSGSVEVFGEAVSGLPAHRIARLGLARTFQKLRPLAGLSVTDNVMVGAYCQTRSKARARAIAAECVEAVGLTHKADDHADRLSTGQRKRLEVARALATGPRVLLLDEITAGVDPAGVPLLVELIKKLAGTDLSIVIIEHRMRVILDVSDRLLAMHLGAVIAEGNPTEVMRDPVVVERYLGRSYADR, encoded by the coding sequence GTGAGCGCAGCTGTCGCGATGACCGTCAAGGGGGTACGCAAGTCGTTCGGTGGACTGGTCGCCGTCAACGACGTGTCGTTCACCCTCGGCGCCGGCGAGGTGCTCGGCATCGTCGGCCCGAACGGTGCCGGTAAGTCGACCCTGTTCGACCTCGTCTCCGGGGTCCAGCCCCGCGACTCCGGAAGCGTCGAGGTCTTCGGCGAGGCGGTCTCCGGACTGCCGGCACACCGCATCGCCCGGCTCGGCCTGGCCCGCACGTTCCAGAAGCTGCGGCCGCTCGCCGGCCTCAGCGTCACCGACAACGTCATGGTCGGTGCCTACTGCCAGACCCGGAGCAAGGCGCGGGCCCGGGCCATCGCCGCCGAGTGCGTCGAGGCGGTCGGGCTGACCCACAAGGCCGACGACCACGCCGACCGGCTATCCACCGGCCAACGCAAGCGGCTGGAGGTGGCCCGGGCGCTGGCCACCGGGCCACGCGTACTGCTCCTCGACGAGATCACCGCCGGAGTGGACCCGGCCGGCGTACCGCTGCTCGTCGAACTGATCAAGAAACTCGCCGGGACGGATCTGTCGATCGTGATCATCGAGCACCGGATGCGGGTCATCCTCGACGTCAGCGACCGGCTGCTGGCCATGCACCTCGGCGCGGTGATCGCCGAAGGGAACCCGACCGAGGTCATGCGCGACCCCGTCGTCGTCGAACGCTACCTGGGGAGATCCTATGCTGACCGTTGA
- a CDS encoding ABC transporter ATP-binding protein, which translates to MLTVERMRAGYGRTGVVWDADLTVHKGEAVALIGPNGAGKSTVLKAICGLLRPTSGSVVFEGTPIHGMSCNRIVGRGLAYVPERMKLFPAMTVEENLLLGAWSRRARADRRKNLESIYELLPRLVPLARRPAHVLSGGEQQAVALGRGLMSRPNLLLSDEPLLGLDPSAVDSIKELFVRIRERGVTILFIEQNVEHALDMADRVYVLESGAVAAHGPVAEMRKHPLMREVYLGA; encoded by the coding sequence ATGCTGACCGTTGAACGGATGCGGGCCGGCTACGGCCGCACCGGTGTCGTCTGGGACGCCGACCTGACCGTCCACAAGGGTGAAGCCGTCGCCCTCATCGGCCCCAACGGCGCCGGCAAGAGCACCGTGCTCAAGGCCATCTGCGGACTGCTGCGGCCCACCAGCGGCTCCGTCGTCTTCGAGGGCACCCCGATCCACGGGATGTCCTGCAACCGCATCGTCGGGCGGGGACTGGCCTACGTGCCGGAGCGGATGAAGCTCTTCCCGGCCATGACCGTCGAGGAGAACCTGCTGCTCGGCGCCTGGTCCAGGCGGGCCCGCGCCGACCGCAGGAAAAACCTGGAATCCATCTACGAACTCCTGCCACGGCTCGTCCCCCTGGCCCGCCGCCCGGCCCACGTCCTCAGCGGCGGCGAACAGCAGGCGGTCGCCCTCGGCCGCGGCCTGATGTCGCGCCCCAACCTGCTGCTCAGCGACGAACCGCTGCTCGGCCTCGACCCGTCGGCCGTCGACAGCATCAAGGAACTCTTCGTCCGGATCAGGGAGCGGGGCGTCACCATCCTGTTCATCGAACAGAACGTCGAACACGCCCTCGACATGGCAGACCGCGTCTACGTGTTGGAGTCCGGCGCCGTGGCGGCCCACGGACCCGTCGCCGAGATGCGCAAACACCCCCTGATGCGGGAAGTCTATCTAGGAGCGTAG
- a CDS encoding MFS transporter, with protein MPASRTSQPSVQAKATATHARPLLLLSVLVGAGLVVSLVSTLGQPIIPAIAEDNDISAGAAQWTFTISMLTGVMATPALGRLGDTARAKAALLCSVGLVAVGALLAASVPSFTALLVGRALQGVSLGIIPLTMAIARQQLPDRLVRPAVAVLSVTVVTGAGLGFPLTGIIADHHGYRATFWIGVALAAPTAVAVAVVVPRSRRQARGSFALLESILLAGASVSYCS; from the coding sequence GTGCCGGCGTCGCGTACCAGTCAGCCGTCCGTCCAGGCGAAGGCCACCGCCACCCACGCCCGCCCACTGCTGCTGCTGTCCGTACTCGTCGGAGCCGGACTCGTCGTCTCCCTGGTCAGCACCCTCGGCCAACCGATCATCCCGGCCATCGCCGAGGACAACGACATCTCCGCGGGCGCGGCACAGTGGACATTCACCATCTCCATGCTCACCGGGGTGATGGCCACCCCCGCCCTCGGCCGGCTCGGCGACACCGCCCGGGCCAAGGCCGCCCTGCTGTGCTCCGTCGGCCTCGTCGCCGTCGGGGCGCTGCTGGCCGCCAGCGTCCCGTCGTTCACCGCCCTGCTGGTCGGCCGGGCGTTGCAGGGGGTCAGCCTCGGCATCATCCCACTCACGATGGCCATCGCCCGTCAGCAACTACCCGACCGGCTCGTCCGCCCCGCCGTTGCCGTACTGTCCGTCACCGTCGTCACCGGAGCCGGACTCGGCTTCCCGCTGACCGGGATCATCGCCGACCACCACGGCTACCGGGCCACCTTCTGGATCGGCGTCGCCCTGGCGGCACCCACCGCGGTCGCGGTCGCGGTCGTCGTACCCCGGTCCCGGCGCCAGGCCCGGGGCAGCTTCGCCCTGCTCGAATCGATCCTGCTCGCCGGGGCCTCGGTCTCGTACTGCTCGTGA
- a CDS encoding MFS transporter: MISQATAWHWAVLTGCVVTGTALVGGWALIAVRSPNPLVDLRLSTTRPVLAANVAAFFLGVGMYLATSLAIHVAQAPTGQAGLAATVTATGFLILPLSVASLLANQFTRTLLGPRSPVLGLAAAIAGVGLCEILLAVNRGSLIAIAVAMAVLGAALGTAFALMPFVVLQHVPTEETGGAMSLNLVLRHLGGAVGSAGGIGIATAVGLDTPAGYTTAFAVAAGLCLVAAGYVALTGHLERRRRPPAGPVRRLPAHLDGTQPM, encoded by the coding sequence GTGATCAGCCAGGCCACCGCCTGGCACTGGGCCGTACTGACCGGGTGCGTCGTCACCGGCACCGCACTGGTCGGCGGCTGGGCACTCATCGCCGTACGGTCCCCGAACCCGCTGGTCGACCTGCGCCTTTCCACCACGCGACCGGTACTCGCCGCCAACGTCGCCGCCTTCTTCCTCGGCGTCGGCATGTACCTGGCCACCTCCCTGGCCATCCACGTCGCCCAGGCACCGACCGGCCAGGCCGGCCTGGCCGCCACCGTCACCGCGACCGGCTTCCTGATCCTGCCGCTGAGCGTGGCCAGCCTGCTGGCGAACCAGTTCACCCGTACCCTCCTCGGCCCCCGCAGTCCCGTCCTGGGCCTGGCCGCCGCGATCGCCGGCGTGGGCCTGTGCGAGATCCTGCTCGCCGTCAACCGCGGCTCACTGATCGCGATCGCGGTTGCGATGGCGGTGCTCGGCGCCGCCCTCGGCACCGCGTTCGCGCTGATGCCGTTCGTCGTGCTGCAGCACGTCCCGACCGAGGAAACCGGCGGCGCGATGAGCCTCAACCTGGTGTTGCGTCACCTCGGCGGGGCGGTCGGCAGTGCCGGCGGCATCGGTATCGCCACCGCCGTCGGGCTCGACACGCCGGCCGGATACACGACGGCGTTCGCGGTCGCCGCCGGGCTGTGTCTGGTGGCCGCCGGCTACGTCGCGCTCACCGGCCACCTCGAACGGCGCCGACGCCCACCGGCCGGTCCGGTACGCCGGCTACCGGCCCACCTCGACGGAACCCAACCGATGTGA